In Plasmodium cynomolgi strain B DNA, scaffold: 0049, whole genome shotgun sequence, the sequence ATTTAGCaagcatattttataaagaaatgaatctttttttttttttggaaggaTCTACGTGAATTACGTTAtaaacaacatttttttgaaaagtaTAATACAATAACAAATATGCCTAGATGCATTATGAATGACAcgaaaaacatattttactAGTATGTTAAACTTTTATTTGTAGTACAAGTTGTAGGAAAAGTCGTTTTACCTTTTCGTATAATACAGTAGCTATTTGTAAATTCAATTAAAAACCAGTATTATAACACGTTATTTTGTAacatcaaaaaattatgtaatgtataaaaagaacataacattataaattaaatagatacataatatgtataacaatcatattataaaaatgacttCAGATTTGAACtatgaaaaagaaagttATATTTTAGCATTTGAGACACAAGCACAATTTCTTAAATGTACCCTTTATAATAGCCATTATAAAAGGAATTTGTTCCATGTTCTAAAGATGAAAATATTGTCTAATCGTTTTAAGTTTATgcttaataaatataatctaTTAAGTGAGAgtgatataaaatataaacatttgAAGTCTTATTAAGGAGCTAACATGCATGGGTATAACAAAAATTCCATTTGAAGCTTTGTTAACAAAATAGtcattatttactttttttcttataattaattattcatgtaaatgtttaattatataaattattaatatattcattttttaaatccattatatttatgtgaaggtatatttatttacaatatttattgttataattattaacacATACCAAattgtaataatataaaatcataatacgaaaaaattaaatcccATGTTGCAAATTGTCTACACgtatacataaattattCTTTGAAATCGTTCATttaaacaaagaaaaaagaaagattatgcaaaaaaaaaatgtaaggaatattttcttcaaacgTATTAGTATGCCATTGGCatgttacaaaaattaagagATGTAGAATGTGCAAGtagttttattaaatttaaaaatcaaactgaaaaacaaatatctgaattgggtaaaaaaatacctagtgaattctgcaaaaaatgtgttaacataaaaaaatatataattaaaaaagatgaagaatTTAAGGTATGTTACGCTGATAgattaaaacaaattaattgaTGCTGATGGTGATATACTGCGTTTTATAGATGAGTGTAGTGAATTACCCCAACGTCTCCAAAAGCGTTCTTCACGCCATAGAAAACCTGTTGAATTAAAGCgtaaatcagaaaaaaactGTGTAACAAATGGGAATTGTACACATAAAATATCAACAGAACCAAAAAAGTATAAATCACCATCGATATTAACTCCAGAAACCCATAGTACAGGAAGTTCACAAAAGTAAATATCACAAAATCGAAGTGGAGAACttgaaaatggagaaaaatcaAGACCACAACGCGTAATTCtagaggaacaaaaagacTTAAAGAGTGTCGCTAATACTATTGAGTCTAAGGGTGAAGCATCTGAATACATATCCACTCATCATTCTAGTATAACTGTACCAGTAGACACATCGATACAGCATTCATCTCCAGATTCTTACGAAACTCAAGAATTAGATATGCATAAAGGTGTCGATTCATCACATAAGAGCTCTACTCAGTATTCTCATTCAGATAATACATGGCAAATGAGTGATTCACGTGGAAACTCTCCTCAACATAATTTATCTGGTGATCAAGATTTAGATGGTAAAACTcatattgaaaatattcctGCTAAGGATATCCCTGGAAGTCAAGCTCATGGTGATCAAGCTCTTGCTATGAAAACTGCTGATGCTTCACCTATTGCTCAGATTGAACCAGTTAGTGAAGAacaaattgataaaaattcTATTTCTAGATCTACTGTTATAGTTAATACTGAAAATATAACTTCTGATAATGTAGATACTGTTACTGTAGATATTAGTAATTAATCTTCAGATGATTTAACTACTAGTGATGTGCCTTCTGCTGGTAGATCtgctgaagaaaaattttttcttcccgaAGATTCTGATCATCCCTCTACTGATAGTGAAGTTTCTgcaaatgtagaaaataacGATGTTGCTACTCGAAGTGAGGATGGCCATAATCATTCAGATGCTACTCAAGATGTTGGTCAACAAACTCGTTGCATTAAAAATGCTGACGGTACATTACGTGATATTGGAACTACTTGTACTGAAACACGAAGTAGTGAATTAAATGATGTTAATGGTAATAAACTAGATATAATTGCTCAATTTTTCAATGCAATAACAAATAAGGAACATATGATAAAAGCTTCAATACCCATAGGAATTGTTCTGTTATTGACACTTCTTTTTAAAGTAAAC encodes:
- a CDS encoding hypothetical protein (putative); translation: GELENGEKSRPQRVILEEQKDLKSVANTIESKGEASEYISTHHSSITVPVDTSIQHSSPDSYETQELDMHKGVDSSHKSSTQYSHSDNTWQMSDSRGNSPQHNLSGDQDLDGKTHIENIPAKDIPGSQAHGDQALAMKTADASPIAQIEPVSEEQIDKNSISRSTVIVNTENITSDNVDTVTVDI